The following is a genomic window from Candidatus Hydrogenedentota bacterium.
CCGATGCCGTTCGCGCGCGCGGCCCGAATTACCCTGACCAACGAGACCATCTACAACGTCGCCAATTACAGCTTCGTCGAATACGAGAGTCTCCCCGATTGGGACCCCTCGCTCGGGTACTTCCACGCAACGTGGAAACGCTTTGCCTTCCAGCTCGGCAACAAGACCGACCAGCATTTCCTCCACATTGACGGCTGCGGCCATCTGCTGGGGCGCGCGTGGAGCGTATGCACGGACGAACCGCTGTTCGAAGCGTTTGCCTTCATCATGGAAGGCAACAACGAGGTGCGCATCAACGGTGAAGAGACCCCGCGTGCCGACTACCTCGGCACGGAGGACTCCTTCGGATTTTCGTGGGGGTTCCCCGACTGCTATTGCGGACCCTACAACGGTATCAACTTCGTGCAGAACAAGCCCCCATCCATGCTGAGCATCTACCGATTCCGCCATGCCAATCTGCTGCGCTTCGCGAAGAGCCTCGATTGGCGAATCGATTGGACCCACGAGTTTCCGGATCACCCCTGGTTCCATAATGAATTAGAGCGGCACCACGCTTTGGATCGGTGCCACGTCGATTACGCGACGACCTACTATTGGTACCAGGATGCGGTGGGATACGAACACGCGCCTTTGCTGCCGGTCGAGGATCGCGTAAAAGAGACCCTTCGACCGAACATCGTCACGCCCCGATTGTAGTGCGTCCTTGAAGCGCGTGCGAAAGGGTCGCGCCATCGGCGAATTCGAGACCGCTGCCCATCGGCACGCCGTGCGCAATCCGGCTGACTGCGATCCCTAGAGGATTGATTTGGCGGGAGAGGTACATGGCCGTTGCCTCGCCTTCGGCGGTTGCGTTCGTCGCAACGATCACCTCGGACACGCCGCCCTTCTCCAACCGCGCGAGGAGCTTGCCAATGGTGAGTTGCTCCGGGCCAATGCCTTCCAGCGGGCTCAGTGCTCCGTTCAGAATGTGGTAGGTCCCGCGATAGGCCCCGCCCTTTTCGATGGCGTCGGCCCCAACAGGCCGCTCAACCACACACACCACCGAATGATCGCGCGAAGGCGCACTGCATATCGGGCAGGGATCGGTTTCGGTAAGGTTGCAGCAAATGGAACAGTTGGTGATGCGCCGCCTCGCTTCAAGGACCGCGTCACTCAGGAGCCGCGCATCCTCTTCCGGGGCGCTGAGCACGTGCAACGCATACCGTTCCGCGGACCGCTTACCCACCCCGGGCAAACGGCGAAACGCTTCAATCAACCGTTCAACCGACGGTGAGTCGAACAACATCTCCCGTACCTACGCGCGCTCGGCGCACGCGCCGTTGAGCATTCGCTCACGGATTCTGTCCCAATCCTGCTGCAAAGCAAACCGCGTCAGCACATCCACGCGGTCCAGAATGACGATTCCATCAAGGTGATCGTTCTCGTGCTGAATAATGCGCGCCAGGAAGTCTTTCGCGTCAAACTCCAACGGCTTCCCGAACTGGTCCAACGCCCGCACATGAATGCGCGTCGCTCGCGGAATCTCGGCGTACAACTCCGGAAGGCTAAGGCAGCCTTCACTGCCCAACGCCTCGCCTTGGTGCTCGCTCAATTCCGGATTGACAAGACAGAGCTTCGTATCGGTTTCGGGGTCATGCAACACGAAAATACGCTTGCCCACACCCACCTGGGGTCCGGCAAGTCCAACACCCTCTTGGGCATACATCGTATCGAACATATCCGCCGCCAACTTCGCGACCTCCGGTCCGATCTGGTCATACGGCGTCGCCACCTTGGTCAACGGCCCATCCGGATACAACACGATGTTCATCTTCGCCACGACTCTCACTCCGTAAAATACCCTGTCTATACCTGATAAACGCTTTAATCACCCGGAGTATTCTACCCGAAGACGGGACCGGATTTCGCCTCCGGTGGAGTCATGTTCATTCTGACGTTTTCTCAGTTCTATTCGGGTAAGTTGCCCCCATCCCGGAACATTCCCACATGTATTCAGCCGCAGTTTGCCGTGGCTCCACTGCTCGCCCTGGTCCGATATCATTCGAATTCGATTTATCCTTCTTTTCGTGTAATTCGTCTGATTCGTGGTCAAATTCCAATCCCCGTCATCTGGAGCCTTTGTACTACTATCCGAAACGGCTGTGTGAGCTTTCACGAATTCCCCCGTACCCCCAGTGCTCCCCGTGGTTTGAAGTCATTCGGGCTTAATCTGTCCTCTTATCGGCGTTTATCGGTGTTCATCGGTGGTTGAGTCAATTCGGTTTCGGTTATGCTGCGCTGTGGAATTGACGTTCCTCCGCCAAGACCGTACCATTCCGCGCAATTCCTCGTGGGAAGAGTCCGGGATCGGTGAGCCACGAGGACTAGGCGTTGGGAGGCCCCGGAGCTTGCCCAACGCCACTTCTGACGTCATGGTTTTCGAACGAGCGCTTCACGAAGGCATGCGGACAACCGTCTGATTGACGGTGGGCGCCGTCGCAGGCCAGCGAATCGTCTCACCTCCGCCGGTCTCGACTTGGATGTAGTATTCGATATCGCCCTTGGTATCGAGCGTCGCTTCATACACACTGCGCGCGCGATTCGTCAGCGGCGTCTCCTTGAAACGCCCATTCCCCAACTCTCGCCAAAACACGCGCGCACGACTTGCCGGCCCCGGGTCAATCACGGCCGCCCAAATACGCAACGGCTCACCTTCCTCCAGGCTCCCACGTTTCGTGGGCACAACGATCCGCGCTTTGCCTGCATGGTCCGTGCGCAAACGCGCCTCGTCGGGTAGCGGCGCTCCCATCAGCGTTGACAGTTCCTGGCCGGGCGCGTCAATCATCGCAGGGAACGTATGCTGCTCCAGATTGGCCACTGTTCCCATTTCGCCCGTTGTGTCCACCGTTCGCAGCAGACAGCCATACGCTTCTTCGACCGACCGCACAAGTGCGACATAAGCGGGAAGTGCGCGTTCCTTCGCTGCCTGCGCTTTCGCGGAGGCATCTTCTGTCTTCTTCACGTCATCCAAAACCCTGACCAGCTCTCCCCACATGCACCGCATCCGCGCCGTCGCCTGCAAGAACTCCATCTGCGCCAGCCAGTAATCATAGCGCGCCGAATTGCCCGCGCTTTCGACACGCGGGAACAGCGCCGCGAAATCGCCCACAAACGCATAATCCTTCTTCACAACGTCCCACGCACGCGCATCGGGCTGATAGCCTCCAGGACCACCGATCCAATCCGACGGCCTCGGCAACCGGCAATCCACGGCAGCAAATATGCGCGCGGCCTCCTCTGCGACGGATGCGCCAAACTCCGACCGCGCCCAATCCCCATAGAAATCCGTCGCAGGCACTTCCATCGGAATCTTCGGCAAGTCGGCAGCGAAATCCTTGTAAGCTCCACCGCCGCAATTCACGCGCACCGCGCAATTCGCTCCTACCACCTCGAAGGCCGCCAGGCAAGGAAGCTCGACCTCTTTCACGAAGTCGATATCCATCACGCCGTCAGAAACCTTTACGCCATCGAATGACCGCACCATTGCGCGGTTCTTGCCCACCAATGCAAACACGTCCAGTCCGGAAACGACCTTGTTGCCCTCCAAACGCACGCCAAAGACCCTTTTACCCGCCTCATTGTAGTGCGGTTCGCACAAGTGCAGCGTCACACGATAGTCCCCGTTCGGCACAACCAATCGATACGCCTGCATGTTGTAACGCACACATCGATAGAGTGCGTCGTCTTCTGTATCCGCAATCTCAACCTCTCCCGACGACACCGTCTCTCCGCCCACGGCATGCGACTCGCCGATCGATTGCTGCGGCCAGTTGTTCTGATCCCACGCGGCCTGCGCGAGGGCCGCCACATTCGGCGCGATCGTATGCGTGCGCCAATGGATGCCCATCAACCCCGTGCACCCGTAGCGAAGCGCGTCACGCGCGTCGAGCCGCATCCGCCCGGCCCACAGTTGCAGCGACGTCATGGCAGGGTCGTCCTCCAGCCAAGGAATCGCCCACGTGGGCCTTCCCTTCACATCCGCGAAGCCGGGCTCCACCGGCTCATGTCCGACCGCCCGGTTAATGCAACTCATCGCCACGTCTTTGGAAAGCACTTTGTCGAGGTACGCGCGGTCATATTGCGGACCCAGCACCCACCCGCACGTCGCCAGACCGAAGGACGCATTCACTCGCTTCAACGCCGCATACGCCGCCTGAATATCCTGCACGGTCTTCTCAACGTCCGCCGCTTTAACGCCTTCCCACGTCCAGTTTTCGGGCGTCCAAAGCCAGTAGTAATCGAGTGGATGCGACTTCGCGATGCGCTCGAACATCCCTGCATACAAATCTTCCGTCGAGATGCTCTTGCCCGCTATCCGCTCTTGCACCAGCTTCGGAACGACCAACGGCGTCTCCGTGCCAATGCATGTCTTCACACCCAACTGACGCGCAAGCGAAAATGCGTCGTCAAACAGTTCCGCCGTCCGGGCAAATATTTCGATGTGCTCTTCCTGCGTCTCGGATCGCGGTGTCAGCCCGCGCATAATCTCAGAACCGTAGTCGTCGCGATCGAACAACAGCGCCCCGCCGCATCGGTATTGGCTTGTGTTCTTCTGCGCGAACCCCCAATTCACGTCCAGCGCGGTGTTGTAGTAGGAGGCCGGATAGCCGAACGCCACGCGCCGGCCGTCTCCGATGTCGTCCGGCTGCCCAATCCACGTGGTGGGCTCTGCGTTGGGGCGTGCCTCCGGATACGTGTGCAGCCCGAAGAAGTTCATCCCCAACTTGGGAAGTTGCGCGATGATGGCCTTGTAATCGTCGACGCTCCACCAATCCGGACCTTCCGGAAAATCATGAAACGGTTGAATACCGCGCAACGCAAACAGCGGTGAACGCGTCTCATGAATATCCCGCAATTCAAACGGCACCTGGCCGTCGGGAATCGTGTCGCCGTGCAAATAGAACCGGATTCCCAAATGCTCGCAGAACCGGTACGCCCCGTACAGCGTTCCCATTTCGCTCCCACCAGAGATTCGAACGGTACGCGCCCCGCCTTCCCGTGTCTCCGTCTCGATGCGATACGAGTCCTGAGCGAGTTGCGCATCGGCATTTTCACCGGCACGCCACTCAAGAGCAATAGAGTTGCTTGTGCCCGAGGTATCCTCGATGGGAAGCAGTTCGCCTGTGCGCAGATACACGTATCGCCGAATCTCGCGCGCGCCAAGTTTCACCAACGGCGGTGCGTCTTTGGGGCAGACAATAGTTGTGCGACTCGACGCTGCCGCACTGCTTACACCTGTCGCGAACAGCAGCACCAAAACCACGCAGCTTAAGACCACCCCCGCGAATCTGGAAACCCGCCCACTGACCTTGTTCGTGTTCACTGTTCCACCCCTCACGTTATTCGCCTGGATGTCAGAATAGTCTCTCTTCCAGGCTATCCCGGAACCAGCCCCCGCTGTCGATGCCTATCCTTGCGCTCTCGGATTAATGTGCTTACGCCCTCGCCAATCCATCTCTTTGCCACGCAACGCTTGAAGCATTCCCCTCGCCGTGA
Proteins encoded in this region:
- a CDS encoding malectin — translated: MNTNKVSGRVSRFAGVVLSCVVLVLLFATGVSSAAASSRTTIVCPKDAPPLVKLGAREIRRYVYLRTGELLPIEDTSGTSNSIALEWRAGENADAQLAQDSYRIETETREGGARTVRISGGSEMGTLYGAYRFCEHLGIRFYLHGDTIPDGQVPFELRDIHETRSPLFALRGIQPFHDFPEGPDWWSVDDYKAIIAQLPKLGMNFFGLHTYPEARPNAEPTTWIGQPDDIGDGRRVAFGYPASYYNTALDVNWGFAQKNTSQYRCGGALLFDRDDYGSEIMRGLTPRSETQEEHIEIFARTAELFDDAFSLARQLGVKTCIGTETPLVVPKLVQERIAGKSISTEDLYAGMFERIAKSHPLDYYWLWTPENWTWEGVKAADVEKTVQDIQAAYAALKRVNASFGLATCGWVLGPQYDRAYLDKVLSKDVAMSCINRAVGHEPVEPGFADVKGRPTWAIPWLEDDPAMTSLQLWAGRMRLDARDALRYGCTGLMGIHWRTHTIAPNVAALAQAAWDQNNWPQQSIGESHAVGGETVSSGEVEIADTEDDALYRCVRYNMQAYRLVVPNGDYRVTLHLCEPHYNEAGKRVFGVRLEGNKVVSGLDVFALVGKNRAMVRSFDGVKVSDGVMDIDFVKEVELPCLAAFEVVGANCAVRVNCGGGAYKDFAADLPKIPMEVPATDFYGDWARSEFGASVAEEAARIFAAVDCRLPRPSDWIGGPGGYQPDARAWDVVKKDYAFVGDFAALFPRVESAGNSARYDYWLAQMEFLQATARMRCMWGELVRVLDDVKKTEDASAKAQAAKERALPAYVALVRSVEEAYGCLLRTVDTTGEMGTVANLEQHTFPAMIDAPGQELSTLMGAPLPDEARLRTDHAGKARIVVPTKRGSLEEGEPLRIWAAVIDPGPASRARVFWRELGNGRFKETPLTNRARSVYEATLDTKGDIEYYIQVETGGGETIRWPATAPTVNQTVVRMPS
- a CDS encoding DUF2961 domain-containing protein codes for the protein ITSIHSTMHHVQDGSLAAVQREALAARGIILRIYFDDGPSPAVQVPLADFFADGCGGRAKFFSTPYVEKSPYAYNCFIPMPFARAARITLTNETIYNVANYSFVEYESLPDWDPSLGYFHATWKRFAFQLGNKTDQHFLHIDGCGHLLGRAWSVCTDEPLFEAFAFIMEGNNEVRINGEETPRADYLGTEDSFGFSWGFPDCYCGPYNGINFVQNKPPSMLSIYRFRHANLLRFAKSLDWRIDWTHEFPDHPWFHNELERHHALDRCHVDYATTYYWYQDAVGYEHAPLLPVEDRVKETLRPNIVTPRL
- the recR gene encoding recombination mediator RecR: MLFDSPSVERLIEAFRRLPGVGKRSAERYALHVLSAPEEDARLLSDAVLEARRRITNCSICCNLTETDPCPICSAPSRDHSVVCVVERPVGADAIEKGGAYRGTYHILNGALSPLEGIGPEQLTIGKLLARLEKGGVSEVIVATNATAEGEATAMYLSRQINPLGIAVSRIAHGVPMGSGLEFADGATLSHALQGRTTIGA
- the def gene encoding peptide deformylase, with amino-acid sequence MAKMNIVLYPDGPLTKVATPYDQIGPEVAKLAADMFDTMYAQEGVGLAGPQVGVGKRIFVLHDPETDTKLCLVNPELSEHQGEALGSEGCLSLPELYAEIPRATRIHVRALDQFGKPLEFDAKDFLARIIQHENDHLDGIVILDRVDVLTRFALQQDWDRIRERMLNGACAERA